One segment of Candidatus Eremiobacteraceae bacterium DNA contains the following:
- the uvrC gene encoding excinuclease ABC subunit UvrC has product MDGEPAKSRLKETLDHLPTEPGIYQMLDAGGHVLYVGKAIDLRSRVRSYFQAGRVSQAFTDAMVERVADVRTIIVRNEAEALLLECNLIKQHQPYYNIRLKDDKKYPFLKVTFNEPFPRVIFTRKIIEDGGRYFGPYTNAARLRDMIDVIRRVFPLRTCKYTDIGEKYHRPCLQYHIKRCLAPCAFFQTKEDYDAIVADVVLFLSGKQGVLVDRLEREMVDAAEHFAFEQAGRLRDRIADLRRVLEKQEVVWGSKIDMDLISGAHGQGLSCLEVFNVRDGKLVGQDDFIVEGTEGRRPDEIASEFVKQFYARAPMVAKEIMIDVRIEDREEVERALSAIRGNRVRILCPERGRRADYMKKVRRNAEQHLANHLATTAVAAERATAALDELAGALDLPGLPQRIECYDISHIQGKDVVGSMVVFEDGKPRKSEYRRFKIQGSEKNDDFANMGQMLRRRLRYLRPGVDDDTTLGKDKKFARRPHLLLIDGGRGQLSAALEVLRELDLVAMPVAALAKQFEEIYLPDEPVPVLLPRNSPALHLVQRIRDEAHRFAVTYHRRVRGKRQVTSALDGLAGVGPARKKALIERFGSAAAVRRASVEELQAVPGITESLARSIAAALAGEEERSARG; this is encoded by the coding sequence ATGGACGGCGAGCCTGCCAAGTCGCGCCTCAAAGAGACGCTCGATCATCTCCCGACGGAACCCGGCATCTATCAGATGCTCGATGCGGGCGGCCACGTGCTGTACGTCGGCAAGGCGATCGACCTACGCTCGCGCGTCCGCTCGTATTTCCAAGCCGGCCGGGTGTCGCAGGCGTTCACCGATGCGATGGTCGAGCGTGTCGCGGACGTGCGCACGATCATCGTCCGCAACGAAGCCGAGGCGCTGCTTCTCGAATGCAATCTCATCAAGCAGCACCAGCCGTACTACAACATCCGCCTCAAGGACGACAAGAAGTACCCGTTCCTCAAGGTGACGTTCAACGAGCCGTTTCCGCGCGTCATATTCACGCGTAAGATCATCGAGGACGGCGGCCGCTACTTCGGCCCATACACGAATGCGGCGCGGCTGCGCGATATGATCGACGTCATCCGCCGCGTCTTTCCGCTTCGGACGTGCAAGTATACCGACATCGGCGAGAAGTACCATCGCCCGTGTCTGCAGTACCACATCAAGCGCTGCCTCGCGCCGTGCGCGTTCTTCCAGACGAAAGAAGACTACGACGCGATCGTCGCCGACGTCGTCCTCTTCCTCTCGGGCAAACAGGGCGTGCTCGTCGACCGGCTCGAGCGCGAGATGGTGGACGCGGCCGAGCACTTCGCATTCGAACAGGCTGGCCGGCTGCGCGACCGCATCGCCGATCTGCGGCGCGTCCTCGAGAAGCAAGAGGTCGTCTGGGGCAGCAAGATCGACATGGATCTCATCTCAGGTGCGCACGGCCAGGGGTTGTCGTGCCTCGAAGTCTTCAACGTCCGCGACGGCAAGCTCGTCGGCCAAGACGACTTCATCGTCGAGGGGACCGAAGGCCGTCGCCCCGACGAGATCGCCTCGGAATTCGTCAAGCAGTTCTACGCGCGCGCGCCGATGGTCGCCAAAGAGATCATGATCGACGTCCGCATCGAAGATCGCGAGGAGGTCGAGCGCGCGCTTTCGGCGATCCGCGGCAATCGCGTCCGTATACTCTGCCCCGAGCGTGGGCGCCGCGCCGACTACATGAAGAAAGTGCGGCGAAACGCGGAGCAGCATCTCGCGAACCACCTCGCGACGACGGCCGTCGCCGCCGAACGCGCGACCGCCGCGCTCGACGAGTTGGCCGGCGCGCTCGACCTCCCCGGCTTGCCGCAACGCATCGAGTGCTACGACATCTCGCATATCCAAGGCAAAGATGTCGTCGGCTCGATGGTCGTGTTCGAGGACGGCAAACCGCGCAAGTCGGAATACCGTCGTTTCAAGATCCAGGGCAGCGAGAAGAACGACGATTTCGCGAACATGGGGCAGATGCTCCGCCGTCGCCTGCGCTATCTGCGGCCCGGTGTCGACGACGACACGACGCTCGGCAAGGACAAGAAGTTCGCACGTCGTCCGCACCTGTTGCTCATCGATGGCGGACGCGGCCAACTCTCAGCGGCCCTCGAGGTGCTCAGGGAACTCGACCTCGTCGCGATGCCGGTCGCGGCGCTCGCGAAGCAGTTCGAGGAGATCTATCTGCCCGACGAGCCTGTCCCCGTGCTCTTGCCGCGCAACTCTCCCGCGCTCCATCTCGTCCAGCGGATACGCGACGAAGCGCACCGCTTCGCGGTCACGTACCATCGGCGCGTCCGCGGCAAACGTCAGGTGACGTCGGCGCTCGATGGGCTCGCGGGCGTCGGACCGGCTCGCAAGAAGGCGCTCATCGAGCGCTTCGGTTCGGCGGCGGCCGTGCGCCGCGCATCGGTCGAGGAGCTGCAGGCGGTCCCCGGCATCACGGAATCGCTCGCGCGTTCGATTGCCGCTGCGCTCGCCGGTGAGGAGGAGCGCTCAGCACGGGGCTGA
- a CDS encoding DedA family protein, producing the protein MLHEVTTWVVDLIAKLGYAGIFGGMGLQATGFVPLPSEVMMSFGGYLAQGQKLELWAVIAAGTLGDIAGALVAYAIGYYGGRPLLERFGKLVFVRPSDLERIERWSNKFGSRAVLICRLLPGIRAFASLPAGVTRMHVAVFAGFTAAGSLIWCTAFASLGFVLGKNWAELDPFIRRFSVLLVILVIIAIGIWIWSHFRAEKQAAKA; encoded by the coding sequence ATGCTCCACGAAGTCACTACTTGGGTCGTCGATCTCATCGCCAAGCTCGGTTACGCTGGCATCTTCGGCGGCATGGGTTTGCAGGCGACGGGTTTCGTGCCGCTGCCGAGCGAGGTCATGATGTCGTTCGGCGGTTATCTCGCGCAAGGGCAAAAGCTCGAGCTCTGGGCGGTCATCGCCGCCGGCACGTTGGGCGACATCGCCGGCGCGCTCGTCGCCTATGCGATCGGCTACTACGGCGGGCGGCCGCTCCTCGAGCGCTTCGGCAAGCTCGTCTTCGTCCGCCCCTCCGACCTCGAACGCATCGAACGCTGGTCCAACAAGTTCGGCTCGCGGGCGGTGCTCATCTGTCGTCTGTTGCCGGGCATCCGTGCGTTCGCGTCATTGCCGGCGGGCGTCACGCGCATGCACGTCGCGGTCTTCGCCGGATTCACCGCAGCCGGATCGCTCATTTGGTGCACCGCGTTCGCCTCGCTCGGCTTCGTGCTCGGCAAGAACTGGGCGGAACTCGATCCGTTCATCCGCCGATTCTCCGTGCTGCTCGTCATCCTCGTCATCATCGCGATCGGCATCTGGATCTGGTCGCACTTCCGCGCGGAGAAGCAGGCCGCAAAAGCGTAA
- a CDS encoding Clp protease N-terminal domain-containing protein, whose translation MMFSRFDPAARAVVTLAEQECRNASHYYLGTEHLLLSMAIMTPPDVGERFRRDGVEPWQVKWACRASMEPASDHPWEGVIVTPRVKRVFELAAAKKADGFVTPIDLLDAIIEDGGGVGARVLASLSSIASPAEAERAPAAS comes from the coding sequence ATGATGTTCTCGCGCTTCGATCCGGCGGCCCGAGCGGTCGTCACGCTCGCCGAACAAGAGTGCCGCAACGCGAGCCACTACTACCTCGGCACCGAGCATCTGCTGCTGTCCATGGCGATCATGACGCCGCCCGATGTCGGCGAACGCTTCCGACGCGACGGCGTCGAACCGTGGCAAGTGAAGTGGGCGTGCCGCGCGAGCATGGAGCCCGCCTCCGATCATCCGTGGGAAGGCGTTATCGTCACGCCGCGTGTGAAACGCGTCTTCGAACTTGCGGCGGCGAAGAAAGCTGACGGGTTCGTCACGCCGATCGATCTGCTCGACGCGATCATAGAAGATGGCGGCGGCGTCGGCGCTCGCGTGCTCGCATCGCTGTCGTCTATCGCCTCGCCCGCAGAAGCGGAGCGGGCCCCAGCGGCGTCTTGA
- a CDS encoding TrkA family potassium uptake protein produces MRYLIVGCGRVGSTLARRLMRAGHEITVVDENPAAFRRLGRNFNGQQVLGTGIDVDVLTRAGAANADGFAAVTQGDNRNIMAALIAQQHFKIKKVVARIYDPERSQMYRDFGISTICPTTVGAKLMANALIEQTYRVLPFERKDIEVIEFVVTASLNGKTVKDVTIEGKTQVCVVVRRDASVVPKADLKLETGDRVVTVVAPDYLDEYRKLVDTNLAKAG; encoded by the coding sequence ATGCGCTACCTCATCGTCGGCTGCGGCCGCGTCGGATCGACGCTGGCGAGACGCCTCATGCGCGCCGGTCATGAGATCACGGTCGTCGACGAAAATCCGGCGGCGTTCCGGCGCCTCGGCCGCAACTTCAACGGCCAGCAAGTCCTCGGCACCGGGATCGACGTCGACGTGCTGACGCGCGCCGGCGCCGCGAACGCCGACGGTTTCGCCGCTGTCACGCAAGGCGACAACCGCAACATCATGGCCGCGCTCATCGCGCAGCAGCATTTCAAGATCAAGAAGGTCGTCGCGCGCATCTACGACCCCGAGCGGTCGCAGATGTACCGCGACTTCGGGATCTCGACGATCTGCCCGACGACCGTCGGCGCGAAGCTCATGGCGAACGCGCTCATCGAGCAGACGTATCGCGTGCTTCCGTTCGAGCGTAAGGACATCGAAGTCATCGAGTTCGTCGTCACCGCGTCGCTCAACGGCAAGACGGTGAAGGACGTGACGATCGAGGGCAAGACCCAGGTGTGCGTCGTCGTCCGCCGTGACGCGAGCGTCGTGCCGAAAGCGGACCTGAAGCTCGAGACGGGTGACCGCGTCGTCACCGTCGTCGCGCCCGACTACCTCGACGAGTATCGCAAGCTCGTCGATACGAACCTCGCAAAGGCGGGCTAA
- a CDS encoding NAD-binding protein, which produces MFIVVVGGGKLGTYLAKTLLEERHEVIVVEKDERKAARLCQALELEIAQVGDGCDPLVLEDAGVARADVVVADTGDDEDNLVICLVTKKKFPKPRTIARVNNPKNKRIFEELGIDSVISSTEVVMKMIQQEVNVREVAPLMAFKGGNLELVRLSVPEGSPANRKRLSDLKLPRHCVIVALERAGEVTVPGGDTTVESGDVMLIITEPGATPELKTQLVGAGTR; this is translated from the coding sequence GTGTTCATCGTTGTCGTCGGCGGCGGAAAGCTCGGCACGTATCTCGCGAAGACGCTCCTCGAGGAGCGCCACGAGGTCATCGTCGTCGAGAAAGACGAGCGCAAAGCGGCGCGGCTGTGCCAAGCGCTCGAGCTTGAGATCGCGCAGGTCGGCGACGGCTGCGATCCGCTCGTGCTCGAAGATGCCGGCGTCGCGCGGGCCGACGTCGTCGTTGCCGACACCGGCGACGACGAAGACAATCTCGTCATCTGCCTCGTCACGAAGAAGAAATTCCCGAAGCCGCGCACGATCGCGCGGGTCAACAATCCGAAGAACAAGCGCATCTTCGAGGAGCTCGGCATCGACTCGGTCATCAGCAGCACCGAAGTCGTCATGAAGATGATCCAGCAAGAGGTCAACGTGCGCGAGGTCGCCCCGCTCATGGCGTTCAAGGGCGGCAACCTCGAACTCGTACGGCTGTCCGTGCCCGAGGGCTCGCCGGCGAATCGCAAGCGCTTGTCGGATCTCAAGCTGCCGCGCCACTGCGTCATCGTCGCGCTCGAGCGCGCCGGCGAAGTGACCGTCCCCGGCGGCGACACGACCGTCGAGTCCGGCGACGTCATGCTCATCATCACCGAACCCGGCGCGACGCCCGAACTCAAGACCCAACTCGTCGGCGCCGGCACCCGCTAA
- a CDS encoding radical SAM protein, with product MNPLFARSDGTVLDLPALRAGADDGLIAPAHQRDFIPLPEGSLLLTLPGRSVVGFNASRRSVVGEIDGSEVDAVAAALPLGYTRTLLPAYVERAGAPPLPLYGYAAVAWDGRHICVGATRTDALETWSPEAHATDIVRAGIEARRREFPTSGLIRQLALCATEYGCFTAQNVFLRSGEAAIPVSPACNAKCIGCISEQEPDARIQSAQTRVRVAPTVDEIVAVAVAHLTAAPDGIVSFGQGCEGEPLLAAPLVARAIKGIRASTSAGTIHINTNASRPRALEQLLYAGLTSVRVSLNSARPDVYAAYYRPKGYSLADVAESMRVGGDHDASISLNLLTHPGVTDDPDEMEAFANMLRAYPISMVQTRTLNVDPAVYFAAVGRPRKKPIGMRNWIGWLAREFPKLRIGNFTRGFG from the coding sequence ATGAATCCGCTTTTCGCTCGTTCCGACGGTACCGTCCTCGACCTGCCCGCACTGCGCGCCGGCGCTGATGACGGCCTGATCGCGCCCGCGCACCAGCGCGATTTCATCCCCCTGCCCGAAGGGTCGCTGCTGCTGACGCTCCCCGGACGATCGGTCGTCGGTTTCAACGCTTCCCGACGCAGCGTCGTCGGCGAGATAGACGGGTCCGAAGTCGATGCGGTCGCCGCTGCCCTTCCATTAGGATATACACGGACGCTCTTGCCAGCCTACGTCGAGCGCGCCGGCGCACCGCCGCTTCCTTTATATGGCTACGCTGCGGTGGCATGGGACGGCCGGCACATCTGCGTAGGCGCTACGCGGACCGATGCGCTCGAGACCTGGAGCCCCGAGGCGCATGCGACCGACATCGTCCGGGCTGGAATCGAGGCGCGGCGTCGCGAGTTCCCGACGAGTGGGCTGATCCGCCAGCTTGCGCTGTGCGCGACCGAATACGGCTGCTTTACCGCTCAAAATGTCTTTCTGCGATCGGGAGAGGCCGCGATCCCCGTCTCGCCGGCGTGCAACGCGAAGTGCATCGGCTGTATCTCTGAACAAGAGCCGGACGCCCGCATTCAAAGCGCGCAGACGCGCGTTCGAGTCGCACCGACCGTCGACGAAATCGTCGCAGTCGCCGTCGCGCATTTGACCGCCGCGCCGGACGGCATCGTGTCGTTCGGCCAAGGCTGTGAGGGCGAGCCGCTCCTCGCCGCACCGCTCGTCGCGCGAGCGATCAAGGGCATCCGTGCGTCGACATCGGCGGGGACGATCCACATCAATACGAACGCGAGTAGGCCACGCGCGCTCGAGCAGCTCCTCTATGCGGGCCTTACATCCGTTCGCGTCAGCCTCAACAGCGCGCGACCCGATGTTTACGCCGCATACTATCGCCCTAAGGGATACTCGCTGGCGGACGTCGCGGAGAGCATGCGCGTCGGAGGCGATCACGATGCGTCGATATCGCTGAATCTGTTGACGCATCCAGGCGTCACGGACGATCCCGACGAGATGGAAGCCTTCGCGAACATGCTGCGAGCGTATCCGATTTCGATGGTCCAGACGCGGACGCTCAATGTCGACCCCGCCGTTTACTTTGCTGCCGTCGGCCGACCGAGGAAGAAGCCGATCGGGATGCGCAACTGGATCGGTTGGCTCGCTCGCGAATTCCCGAAGCTTCGCATCGGCAACTTCACCCGCGGCTTCGGGTGA
- the dapF gene encoding diaminopimelate epimerase, which yields MARISITKCQGTGNDFVLLDRRAGSELPYPDLAQTLCDRHVGIGADGLLVLERASNMGADLKMRIYNADGSQAEMCGNGVRCVARYMHDRTPTAPTRLKIETVSGTVRTEIAGSSQFSVRVDMGVPGEIREYGKVRTVGIAGDRVDVSMGNPHCVVFVDVDLMPVDLASAADAIAADGTYPDGVNVEIARIFSGGPLAMRVYERGVGETQACGTGACAVAIAAIELGRAESPVRVTMLGGDVTVEWAGAGENAFLTGGAELVFDTTIDVADEVVAVSP from the coding sequence ATGGCCCGGATCTCGATCACCAAGTGCCAAGGAACAGGCAACGATTTCGTGTTGCTCGACCGCAGGGCCGGCAGCGAGCTTCCCTATCCAGACCTCGCGCAGACGCTGTGTGATCGCCACGTCGGCATCGGCGCCGACGGTCTGCTCGTCCTCGAGCGAGCGTCGAATATGGGCGCAGACCTCAAGATGCGTATCTACAACGCCGACGGCTCGCAGGCGGAGATGTGCGGCAACGGCGTGCGCTGCGTCGCGCGTTACATGCACGACAGGACACCGACGGCGCCTACTCGTCTCAAGATAGAAACCGTGTCGGGCACGGTACGAACAGAGATCGCCGGCAGCTCGCAGTTTTCCGTGCGCGTCGACATGGGCGTGCCGGGCGAGATCAGGGAGTACGGCAAGGTGAGAACCGTCGGCATCGCGGGCGATCGCGTCGACGTCTCGATGGGCAATCCGCACTGCGTCGTCTTCGTCGACGTCGACTTGATGCCGGTCGACCTCGCCTCGGCCGCGGATGCGATCGCCGCCGACGGCACGTATCCCGACGGCGTCAATGTCGAGATCGCGCGCATATTCTCCGGCGGTCCGCTAGCGATGCGCGTCTACGAACGTGGTGTCGGTGAGACCCAGGCGTGCGGTACGGGCGCGTGTGCCGTCGCGATCGCGGCGATCGAACTCGGCCGCGCAGAGTCGCCGGTTCGGGTCACGATGCTCGGCGGCGACGTGACGGTCGAGTGGGCGGGCGCGGGTGAAAACGCGTTCCTCACCGGCGGCGCCGAACTCGTCTTCGACACGACGATCGACGTCGCCGACGAAGTCGTCGCCGTCTCGCCGTAA
- the miaA gene encoding tRNA (adenosine(37)-N6)-dimethylallyltransferase MiaA has protein sequence MNASSQPRALAICGPTAAGKSAIALEVARALDGEIVNADSRQIYRGLTVGTGVPSREALASVPHHLFQFVDPCERYSAGAFVRDANAVMGAIDERGRLPIVVGGTGLYIEALGGSMPMDRRAADEVVRTRVRVEASVHEHATLYEWLGVIGPDDAKRVPSNDRYRTLRAIESVLASRAGEPSHPNSAPLATRRLDIVVLDLDSAVLAERIAARARGMFEKGIVDEALAVSGRCPQAPALTGLGYAEALAWSRGEMTRAEAIASTINRTLRYAKRQRTWFRRMDAAPRVDASDERAAADAIVSIARETTSRT, from the coding sequence GTGAACGCCTCTTCACAGCCGCGCGCACTCGCGATCTGCGGGCCGACCGCGGCGGGCAAGTCCGCGATCGCGCTAGAGGTCGCGCGGGCGCTCGACGGCGAGATCGTCAACGCGGATTCGCGTCAGATCTACCGCGGCCTGACCGTCGGCACCGGTGTACCATCTCGCGAGGCGCTCGCGTCCGTGCCGCACCATCTTTTCCAATTCGTCGATCCGTGCGAACGCTACAGCGCGGGGGCATTCGTTCGAGATGCGAACGCGGTCATGGGCGCGATCGATGAGCGCGGGCGACTACCGATCGTCGTGGGCGGCACGGGCCTTTACATCGAGGCGCTCGGCGGAAGCATGCCGATGGATCGCCGCGCGGCAGATGAGGTCGTTCGCACGCGCGTTCGGGTCGAAGCGTCGGTGCACGAACACGCAACGCTGTACGAGTGGCTTGGCGTCATCGGACCGGACGACGCCAAGCGCGTACCATCGAACGATCGATACCGCACGCTGCGCGCGATCGAAAGCGTCCTAGCGAGCCGGGCTGGCGAACCATCGCATCCGAACTCTGCGCCGCTGGCGACGCGGCGGCTCGATATCGTCGTCCTCGACCTCGATAGTGCGGTGCTCGCTGAGCGAATCGCCGCTCGTGCACGAGGGATGTTCGAAAAAGGGATCGTCGATGAGGCGCTTGCGGTGTCGGGGCGCTGTCCCCAGGCGCCTGCGCTCACCGGTCTCGGATACGCTGAGGCGCTCGCTTGGTCTCGGGGCGAGATGACGCGCGCGGAAGCGATCGCGTCGACCATCAATCGCACGCTTCGCTACGCGAAGCGCCAACGTACGTGGTTCCGTCGCATGGATGCGGCACCGCGCGTCGACGCGTCGGACGAACGCGCTGCGGCCGATGCTATCGTTAGTATTGCAAGGGAAACCACGTCGCGTACGTGA
- the mutL gene encoding DNA mismatch repair endonuclease MutL has translation MPSPSIRALDDATIAQIAAGEVIERPVSVVKELVENSLDAGATSIVVDCGDGGRTSISVTDDGGGIAPGELRLAFARHATSKLTSADDLFSISSLGFRGEGLASIAVAGRVELISRTRESDFGARIEARGVTFGDPTQIAAPPGTKVVVRDLFALTPARREFLKSGRAEFARIASLLGQLSLGHPRVAFALKSDGRDVWTLQAVDDPVDRLEVVFGRGARGALVKVEEDAHGIELVSGHISAPGRDRSNRNGQVFFVNGRLVRSAALSSAWLAGYGSFGMTGRYPYGALGVRLPPGEVDVNVHPTKVEVRFANQAAVFDAVRRAVARTLRATETVRSFAVSSMPLDSGVTENVVGRSKLGESFDAVEAQLSFAPSRTGNGVRMLGQIERTFIVAANDGEMIVIDQHAAHERIAYEAIVDGAGATDTAAPLLFPSVIELTPARAAVLHDAEEELAAAGVVVEPFGDGAYRIASLPAGYEKRRFDLDGLLDDLGADDAPREGVAHRNRVLATIACHSVVRAGEALSPQEQASLYERLVRCREPHSCPHGRPTMLRLDRLALAKAFKRV, from the coding sequence GTGCCGTCACCCTCTATCCGCGCGCTCGACGACGCGACGATCGCCCAGATCGCCGCGGGCGAAGTCATCGAGCGGCCAGTCTCCGTCGTCAAAGAACTCGTCGAGAACAGCCTCGACGCCGGTGCGACGTCGATCGTCGTCGACTGCGGCGACGGCGGACGCACGTCGATATCGGTGACGGACGACGGCGGCGGCATCGCGCCCGGCGAGTTACGGCTTGCCTTTGCGCGGCACGCTACGAGTAAGCTCACGAGCGCCGACGATCTTTTTTCGATCTCGAGTCTCGGCTTCCGAGGCGAGGGTCTTGCGAGCATCGCCGTGGCCGGCCGAGTCGAGCTGATCTCGCGGACGCGCGAATCGGACTTCGGCGCCCGCATCGAAGCGCGTGGCGTCACGTTCGGTGACCCGACGCAGATAGCGGCGCCGCCCGGAACGAAGGTCGTCGTCCGAGATCTCTTCGCCCTGACGCCCGCGCGCCGCGAGTTCTTGAAAAGCGGACGCGCCGAGTTCGCACGCATCGCCTCGCTGCTCGGCCAGCTATCGCTCGGTCATCCGCGCGTCGCGTTCGCGCTCAAAAGCGATGGGCGCGATGTCTGGACGCTGCAAGCCGTCGATGATCCTGTCGATCGCCTCGAGGTCGTCTTCGGTCGCGGCGCTCGCGGCGCACTCGTCAAAGTAGAAGAAGATGCGCACGGCATCGAGCTCGTCAGCGGCCACATTTCCGCACCCGGCCGCGACCGCTCGAATCGCAACGGTCAAGTGTTCTTCGTGAACGGCCGCCTGGTGAGGAGCGCGGCGCTCTCATCGGCGTGGCTCGCGGGCTACGGATCGTTCGGCATGACCGGCCGCTACCCGTACGGCGCGCTCGGCGTCCGGTTGCCGCCCGGCGAGGTCGACGTCAACGTCCATCCGACGAAGGTCGAAGTGCGCTTCGCCAACCAGGCGGCGGTGTTCGATGCGGTGCGGCGCGCCGTCGCACGAACCTTGCGTGCGACCGAAACGGTGCGGTCCTTCGCGGTGAGCTCTATGCCACTGGACAGCGGGGTAACCGAAAATGTAGTAGGCCGATCGAAGCTCGGCGAGTCGTTCGACGCCGTCGAAGCGCAACTCTCGTTCGCACCGTCACGCACGGGGAACGGCGTCCGGATGCTGGGGCAGATCGAGCGCACGTTCATCGTCGCCGCGAACGACGGCGAGATGATCGTCATCGACCAGCACGCGGCGCACGAGCGCATCGCATACGAAGCGATCGTCGACGGCGCGGGCGCGACGGACACGGCGGCGCCGCTGCTTTTCCCGTCAGTCATCGAACTGACGCCGGCACGCGCGGCGGTGCTTCACGATGCCGAGGAAGAACTTGCGGCGGCGGGCGTCGTCGTCGAGCCGTTCGGCGACGGCGCCTATCGCATCGCGTCGCTGCCCGCCGGTTACGAGAAACGCCGCTTCGACCTCGACGGGTTGCTCGACGATCTCGGCGCCGACGATGCGCCGCGCGAAGGCGTCGCGCATCGCAATCGCGTGCTCGCGACCATCGCGTGCCACTCGGTCGTAAGAGCGGGCGAAGCGCTTTCGCCGCAGGAGCAAGCATCGCTGTACGAGCGGCTCGTCCGGTGCCGCGAGCCGCACAGCTGCCCGCATGGCCGGCCGACGATGCTGCGGCTGGATCGCCTCGCGCTCGCCAAAGCGTTCAAGCGCGTGTGA
- a CDS encoding GntR family transcriptional regulator, giving the protein MPSIFTVDPHSGVPIYLQLIEQVKRSVALGVLTPGEQLPTVKQLALELTINANTVGRVYRELERDGVIETSPGRGSFVRDNGGVGRATRAASDVAAAALDTAVREAKSIGIGADDAIALFRKALARWYPGSHDMENK; this is encoded by the coding sequence ATGCCTTCCATCTTCACCGTCGATCCGCACTCCGGCGTGCCGATCTACCTCCAGCTCATCGAGCAGGTGAAACGATCGGTCGCGCTCGGCGTGCTGACGCCCGGCGAACAGCTCCCGACGGTGAAACAGCTCGCCCTCGAACTGACGATCAACGCGAACACGGTCGGCCGCGTCTACCGCGAGCTCGAACGTGACGGCGTCATCGAGACGAGTCCCGGCCGCGGATCCTTCGTTCGCGACAACGGCGGCGTCGGCCGCGCGACGCGTGCCGCATCGGACGTCGCGGCTGCCGCGCTCGACACCGCGGTGCGCGAAGCGAAGTCGATCGGCATCGGCGCCGACGACGCGATCGCGCTCTTCCGCAAAGCGCTCGCGCGCTGGTATCCCGGCTCGCACGACATGGAGAACAAGTGA
- a CDS encoding ABC transporter ATP-binding protein: MMNESTPAISIDRLTKRYGDTLAVESLSLAIPQGSIFGLLGTNGAGKTTTFKCMLGLARPSEGSISFEGRPLTPPLFERLSYVPEKSALYEWMTGAQLLEMQRRSFRRYDDKRANELMDLFALDRKKKLGKFSKGQQTAMALVLAFSIHPEILVLDEPAAGLDPVHQRHVLDLIIGESAGGATVIFSSHQIGQVERAAERVAIMHRGTLRLAGEVEQLKADLKVVEATFDTDAPSLNGLSAEPSVGQIQRAGRLVRIYVKGNGDEIARKIGDMRPRSVRILDQNLEDIFLTTVGSSGPAAAADVSGASGR, from the coding sequence ATGATGAACGAGAGCACGCCGGCGATCTCGATCGATCGCCTGACGAAGCGTTACGGAGACACGCTCGCGGTCGAGAGCCTGTCGCTCGCGATCCCGCAAGGGTCGATCTTCGGACTGCTCGGCACGAACGGCGCCGGCAAGACGACGACCTTCAAGTGCATGCTCGGGCTCGCCCGGCCGAGCGAGGGCTCGATCTCGTTCGAGGGCCGGCCGTTGACGCCGCCGCTCTTCGAGCGGCTCTCGTACGTTCCGGAGAAATCCGCGCTCTACGAGTGGATGACCGGCGCACAGCTGCTCGAGATGCAGCGCCGCTCCTTCCGCCGCTATGACGACAAGCGCGCGAACGAGCTCATGGATCTCTTCGCGCTCGATCGCAAGAAGAAGTTAGGCAAGTTTTCGAAAGGCCAGCAGACCGCGATGGCGCTCGTCCTCGCCTTTTCGATCCACCCCGAGATCCTCGTCCTCGACGAACCAGCTGCCGGGCTCGATCCCGTCCATCAGCGCCACGTGCTCGACCTCATCATCGGTGAGTCGGCGGGCGGCGCGACCGTCATCTTCTCTTCACACCAGATCGGCCAGGTGGAGCGCGCTGCGGAGCGCGTCGCGATCATGCACCGCGGCACGCTTCGCCTGGCCGGGGAGGTCGAGCAGCTGAAAGCCGATCTCAAAGTCGTCGAAGCGACGTTCGATACCGATGCGCCGTCGCTCAACGGTTTATCAGCCGAGCCGTCCGTAGGCCAGATCCAGCGCGCCGGCCGGCTCGTCCGCATCTACGTCAAGGGCAACGGCGATGAGATCGCGCGCAAGATCGGCGACATGCGCCCGCGCAGCGTCCGCATCCTCGATCAGAACCTCGAGGACATCTTCCTCACCACCGTCGGCTCGTCGGGTCCAGCCGCGGCGGCCGACGTCTCCGGCGCGTCAGGACGCTAG